One region of Rhodocaloribacter litoris genomic DNA includes:
- a CDS encoding PQQ-binding-like beta-propeller repeat protein: MPMRFAIVLPVILVLLPACTAPPDETLTTWQTYLGDPTSSQYAALDQINTDNVDRLRVAWVYHTGDAGPDDGTQMQCNPIVVDTVLYATSPRLKVLALHAATGAELWTFDPFAGGDRPEGPGINRGVAYWAAGDDRRILFVAGATLYALDAATGRPITTFGRGGRVDLKAGLGRDVSDLYVTARTPGIVFEDLLILGSSLSEGPATAPGHIRAYDVRTGEQVWIFHTIPHPGEYGYETWPPEAWKTVGGANAWAGMSLDVRRGLVFVPTGSAAYDFYGGNRHGENLFANTLLALDARTGTRRWHFQTVHHDLWDRDLPAPPNLVTVERDGRRIDAVAQITKTGFVFVLDRETGAPLFPVEERPAPPSDLRGEAAWPTQPVPLRPPPFVRQTLAEDDLNDLTTPEGRAALRERFRTLRRGHLFTPPSTEGTLIFPGFDGGGEWGGAAYDPETGWLYVNASEMPWILTMVDVEPRAGQELTSAGKYLYTVSCAGCHGADREGHAGFPPLRDLARRRSEADVRRILERGSGFMPSFRHLSEAQMAALMAFLFDRETGTPGLDPAAIHREAGLLPYAHTGWHRWLTPEGYPAVKPPWGTLSAIDLNRGEIVWQVPLGAVPALAARGLPPTGTENYGGPVVTAGGLVFIAATKDEKIRAFDKRTGTLLWEADLPAGGYATPATYMAGGRQYVVVAAGGGKMGTKSGDAYVAFALPD, from the coding sequence ATGCCCATGCGTTTCGCCATCGTGCTCCCGGTGATCCTGGTCCTGTTGCCGGCCTGCACGGCACCGCCCGATGAGACCCTTACGACCTGGCAAACCTACCTGGGGGATCCCACGAGCAGCCAGTATGCCGCCCTCGACCAGATCAACACGGACAACGTGGACCGGCTCCGGGTGGCCTGGGTCTATCACACCGGCGATGCCGGCCCGGACGACGGCACGCAGATGCAGTGTAACCCGATCGTCGTGGACACGGTGCTCTATGCCACCTCGCCGAGGCTCAAGGTGCTGGCCCTTCACGCCGCCACCGGAGCGGAACTCTGGACCTTCGACCCCTTCGCCGGCGGTGACCGGCCGGAAGGACCGGGCATCAACCGGGGGGTCGCCTACTGGGCCGCGGGCGACGACCGGCGCATCCTGTTCGTGGCCGGCGCCACCCTCTATGCCCTCGACGCCGCCACCGGGCGCCCGATCACGACCTTCGGCCGGGGCGGCCGGGTGGACCTGAAAGCCGGCCTGGGCCGGGACGTCTCGGACCTCTATGTGACTGCCCGTACGCCGGGCATCGTCTTCGAAGACCTGCTCATTCTCGGCTCGTCGCTTTCCGAGGGACCCGCCACCGCGCCCGGCCACATCCGCGCCTACGACGTGCGGACCGGCGAGCAGGTCTGGATCTTCCACACCATCCCGCACCCCGGCGAGTACGGTTATGAGACGTGGCCGCCCGAGGCCTGGAAGACGGTCGGCGGGGCCAACGCCTGGGCCGGGATGAGCCTGGACGTCCGGCGTGGCCTCGTCTTCGTCCCCACCGGATCGGCCGCCTACGACTTCTACGGCGGCAACCGCCACGGTGAGAACCTCTTCGCCAACACCCTCCTCGCCCTCGACGCCCGCACCGGCACACGCCGCTGGCACTTCCAGACGGTCCACCACGACCTCTGGGACCGCGACCTGCCGGCTCCGCCCAACCTGGTCACCGTCGAGCGGGACGGGCGGCGCATCGACGCGGTGGCTCAGATCACGAAGACGGGCTTCGTCTTCGTGCTGGACCGGGAGACAGGCGCCCCCCTCTTTCCCGTCGAGGAGCGCCCGGCCCCTCCGTCCGATCTGCGCGGTGAGGCGGCCTGGCCGACGCAGCCGGTCCCGCTCAGGCCGCCGCCCTTCGTCCGCCAGACGCTGGCCGAGGACGACCTGAACGACCTCACGACGCCGGAAGGGCGGGCCGCCCTGCGCGAGCGGTTTCGCACGCTCCGTCGCGGCCATCTCTTCACCCCCCCGAGTACCGAGGGGACGCTGATCTTTCCGGGCTTCGACGGGGGCGGGGAATGGGGCGGTGCCGCCTACGACCCGGAAACGGGATGGCTCTACGTCAATGCGAGTGAGATGCCGTGGATCCTGACGATGGTGGACGTGGAACCCCGCGCCGGGCAGGAGCTGACCTCGGCGGGCAAGTACCTCTACACGGTCTCCTGTGCCGGCTGCCACGGCGCCGATCGCGAGGGGCATGCCGGCTTTCCGCCGCTACGTGACCTGGCACGGCGCCGCTCCGAGGCCGACGTGCGGCGTATCCTCGAACGGGGAAGCGGCTTCATGCCGTCATTCCGTCATCTGTCCGAGGCGCAGATGGCGGCGCTCATGGCCTTCCTCTTCGACCGCGAGACCGGGACGCCCGGCCTCGACCCGGCCGCCATCCACCGGGAGGCGGGCCTGCTGCCCTACGCGCATACGGGCTGGCACCGCTGGCTTACCCCGGAAGGATATCCCGCCGTGAAACCCCCGTGGGGCACGCTGAGCGCCATCGACCTGAACCGGGGAGAGATCGTCTGGCAGGTGCCCCTGGGCGCGGTGCCCGCGCTCGCGGCCCGGGGCCTGCCGCCCACCGGCACGGAGAACTATGGTGGCCCCGTCGTCACCGCCGGCGGTCTCGTGTTCATCGCGGCGACGAAGGACGAAAAGATCCGCGCCTTCGACAAGCGGACCGGCACGCTGCTCTGGGAAGCGGACCTGCCCGCCGGGGGCTACGCCACCCCCGCCACCTACATGGCCGGAGGCCGGCAGTACGTCGTCGTTGCGGCCGGAGGGGGCAAAATGGGCACGAAGTCCGGCGATGCCTACGTGGCCTTCGCCCTGCCGGACTGA
- a CDS encoding transposase, which translates to MDWQYTLIHLFLHVCEQYQRRLCVVAQRLSNNHSPAFSDEEVLTVYLFGLMQQRRTLTDIYAYTRDHLMAFFPKLPSYVAFVQRLNRLADAFPLLVEAALEACPRQSSGERPAERSGEPTDYIIDSFPVVMAQQKRSAWARVAPHIAGKGFCASKNLYFYGVKVHVVARRRPGTMPLPLYIGLAPGPANDLTVARQILPRLHEGRLFADKIYADRELGERLAAEQNLHLCTPVKKRKGQTDVLLTEKVYSRRVSQRRQPIESLFNWIEQKTGIEVASKVRSFEGLLVHVFGRLAAAMWILAFYP; encoded by the coding sequence ATGGACTGGCAATATACGCTCATTCATCTGTTCCTCCACGTCTGTGAGCAGTATCAGCGCCGCCTCTGCGTCGTTGCCCAGCGCCTGAGCAACAACCACTCGCCGGCCTTCTCCGATGAAGAAGTCCTCACCGTCTACCTCTTCGGCCTCATGCAGCAGCGCCGCACGCTGACCGACATCTACGCCTACACCCGCGACCACCTGATGGCCTTCTTCCCCAAACTGCCCTCCTACGTCGCCTTCGTGCAGCGCCTCAACCGGCTGGCCGATGCCTTCCCCCTGCTGGTCGAAGCAGCCCTGGAGGCATGTCCGCGCCAGTCCTCTGGTGAGCGACCTGCAGAGCGCTCTGGTGAACCAACCGATTACATCATCGACTCTTTTCCGGTCGTGATGGCCCAGCAGAAGCGCTCGGCCTGGGCCAGGGTCGCTCCGCACATCGCCGGCAAAGGCTTCTGCGCCTCGAAGAACCTGTATTTCTACGGCGTCAAGGTACATGTCGTCGCACGGCGGCGTCCCGGCACGATGCCGCTGCCGCTCTACATCGGACTGGCTCCCGGCCCGGCCAATGACCTGACCGTGGCCCGACAGATCCTACCGCGCCTGCACGAGGGGCGTCTCTTTGCCGATAAGATCTACGCCGACCGTGAGCTAGGCGAGCGCCTGGCAGCCGAGCAGAACCTGCACCTGTGCACGCCGGTGAAGAAGCGCAAGGGGCAGACCGATGTGCTGCTGACCGAGAAGGTGTACTCGCGGCGGGTCAGTCAGCGCCGGCAGCCGATCGAGTCGCTGTTCAATTGGATCGAGCAGAAGACGGGCATCGAGGTGGCCTCGAAGGTGCGTTCGTTCGAGGGCCTCTTGGTGCACGTCTTCGGGCGGCTAGCCGCGGCGATGTGGATCCTCGCGTTCTACCCTTAA
- a CDS encoding PorV/PorQ family protein, whose amino-acid sequence MKRCFHAPTLTFVFALLLVAPAFAQRIVTPDTEVETKKRAQTGMKFLTVSVDARATALGGAVMSDMAGSSTSLFYNPASMAGMPGSFHASAGMLSFITDINYNILSLAYRPGGGNYGVFGLSVVNVDYGDFIGTIRANNEAGFVETGNYSPTALAVGLGYARAFSDRFAAGIHIKYAYQNIGDDFVTAQDFDSQTGSSFNPGLVTATESYAKGTLAFDFGVVYMTGFRSLVIAMTVRNFAQEQTYVRERFELPLTFQIGTSINLLDFTAANPDVHRLRLHVDAQRPRDFDEHIKFGLEYTFMDIFSLRGGFEQTISEEEGISLGAGVHHAISNIRFGADYAYTDWGLFGDVHRVGVQIGF is encoded by the coding sequence ATGAAACGTTGCTTCCACGCCCCCACGCTGACCTTCGTCTTTGCCCTGCTGCTGGTCGCCCCGGCCTTTGCGCAGCGCATCGTGACGCCGGACACGGAGGTCGAGACCAAGAAGCGCGCCCAGACCGGCATGAAGTTCCTGACCGTCTCGGTCGATGCCCGGGCCACCGCCCTCGGCGGGGCGGTCATGTCGGACATGGCAGGCTCCTCGACCTCGCTCTTCTACAACCCGGCCAGCATGGCCGGCATGCCGGGGTCGTTCCACGCCAGCGCCGGCATGCTCTCCTTTATCACCGACATCAACTATAACATCCTGAGCCTGGCCTATCGCCCCGGCGGCGGCAACTACGGCGTCTTCGGCCTCTCGGTCGTCAACGTCGACTACGGCGACTTCATCGGCACGATCCGCGCCAACAACGAGGCGGGCTTCGTCGAAACGGGCAACTACAGCCCGACCGCCCTGGCCGTCGGCCTCGGCTATGCCCGCGCCTTCAGCGACCGCTTCGCCGCCGGCATCCATATCAAATACGCCTACCAGAACATCGGCGACGACTTCGTCACGGCCCAGGACTTCGACTCCCAGACCGGCTCCTCCTTCAACCCGGGCCTGGTCACCGCCACGGAAAGCTACGCCAAAGGCACCCTGGCCTTCGACTTCGGCGTGGTCTACATGACCGGCTTCCGCAGCCTCGTCATCGCCATGACGGTGCGCAACTTCGCCCAGGAGCAGACCTACGTGCGCGAGCGCTTCGAGCTGCCCCTGACGTTCCAGATCGGCACCTCCATCAACCTGCTGGACTTCACGGCCGCCAACCCGGACGTGCATCGCCTCCGCCTCCACGTGGACGCCCAGCGGCCACGTGACTTCGACGAGCACATCAAGTTCGGGCTGGAATACACCTTCATGGACATCTTCTCGCTCCGCGGCGGCTTCGAACAGACCATCAGCGAGGAGGAAGGCATCAGCCTGGGCGCCGGCGTCCACCACGCAATCTCGAACATCCGCTTCGGCGCCGACTATGCCTACACCGACTGGGGCCTCTTCGGCGACGTGCATCGCGTCGGCGTGCAGATCGGATTCTGA
- a CDS encoding TonB-dependent receptor gives MRLARLLHILVFFVAGSAVTAQAQTGKITGRVTDVNGAPLPGVNVVIDGTTQGSTTDVDGYYTIINVRPGSYTLRASFVGFTTALVEDVHVSAGLTTEINFQLREEAVGLEEVTITAQRPIVQLDVSANVANLTPEEFVDLPVAGVSEVLDLQAGIEPGLQVRGGGLSELAFVMDGLNLRTGRDQDPFTNISYTALEEVQIQTGGFNAEYGNVRAGVVNVTTKEPPRNRYMFDGLFRFTPPQDKAFNALGRLPENCDYSDPNNIDPNCDAYWIRPLFDPAVARTGTENGSWDIYTQRQYNAFDGWEQAAAGLQAAGFDVAPEDMAEYYRYTHRKDNSIDIPDYQADFTLGGPLIPGLSEKLGDLRFLFSYRGTQTAYSIPQTRKSYDANTFQGKLISNIQSNMKLTLHAMRATERGMTPHGDAPRVTLWKGNLPSYPWQTLINGFNADGALEVQPVTAISAERADAVYSDALMSRGNIDHTMFGVTFTHTLNASTFYEVTLQNLSSKYRHQFANLRDGAFVCPPSGQGPDGISCTPGAVVARPFATGGLNSESGFPTGLGEPFCFGGRSDLTGDGEAVPYCVGEAPLGYSGLGGNLIGTSESTGGHWNKTRDTTDVSLFTGRFDLTSQINRVLQIKTGAELIVGNYDVFSQRLSQELGFFYEHHEWNRSPIQGAAYVQGKLEFQGMIANLGLRLDYFDPNTEWWVLDNPYHEALRGQEDVLDELLPKENPGAQAFLSPRLGVSFPITANSKLYFNYGHFRQMLDPFSTFTVTSSPQGGIDILGNPEHPMPQTVAYELGFDQNLFDQFLLRVSGFYRDIRNQPREVTFHGLGDFVNYRMRRPWNYEDVRGAEFTLSKNRGEWLRGFINYTYLQTKTGNFGFAQFFENSFDQLQYLQTSTDYRIDAPLAQPFARMNLILMTPEGFGPELAGGHPLSDWRVSFLGEWRSGEKWTWHGGGGSFFPELQNNIAWKSFLNFDLRFTKHIDTPFADLQLFLDIDNVFNQKHLYSQAAFADVNQDFDRYMWSLHLPGDIFDGLNQVTCAQEEVRARDCAFKDKQNLPYIWVPGNDKPGDFRKEGVPFQPIEPRNTLPAQPDAGTERAWYWARDTGTYSRWNGNAWEPVPEDELQQALEDKAYIDMPNFRFNTFLNPRRFTLGLRLTF, from the coding sequence ATGAGACTGGCACGGCTACTACACATCCTCGTCTTCTTCGTTGCAGGCTCAGCGGTGACGGCCCAGGCCCAGACGGGCAAGATCACCGGCCGGGTCACCGACGTCAACGGCGCTCCGCTCCCCGGTGTCAACGTGGTCATCGACGGCACAACGCAGGGCAGCACGACGGACGTGGACGGGTACTACACGATCATCAACGTGCGTCCCGGCTCCTACACGTTACGGGCCTCGTTCGTGGGCTTCACCACCGCGCTCGTCGAGGACGTACACGTCAGCGCGGGCCTGACCACGGAGATCAACTTCCAGCTCCGGGAGGAAGCCGTCGGCCTGGAAGAGGTAACCATCACGGCACAGCGGCCCATCGTGCAGCTCGACGTGTCGGCGAACGTGGCGAACCTGACGCCGGAGGAGTTCGTCGACCTGCCGGTGGCCGGGGTGAGCGAGGTGCTGGACCTGCAGGCCGGCATCGAACCCGGGTTGCAGGTCCGCGGGGGCGGGTTGAGCGAGCTCGCCTTCGTGATGGACGGGCTGAACCTGCGAACCGGGCGTGACCAGGACCCCTTCACCAACATCAGTTACACGGCGCTGGAGGAGGTGCAGATCCAGACGGGCGGCTTCAACGCCGAGTACGGCAACGTCCGGGCCGGTGTCGTCAACGTCACGACCAAAGAGCCGCCCCGCAACCGCTACATGTTCGACGGCCTCTTCCGCTTCACACCGCCCCAGGACAAGGCCTTCAACGCCCTGGGACGGCTGCCGGAGAACTGCGACTACAGCGACCCGAACAACATCGACCCGAACTGCGACGCCTACTGGATCCGCCCGCTCTTCGACCCGGCGGTTGCCAGGACGGGAACGGAGAACGGATCGTGGGACATCTACACGCAGCGCCAGTACAACGCCTTCGACGGCTGGGAACAGGCGGCGGCCGGCCTGCAGGCCGCCGGCTTCGACGTGGCCCCGGAAGACATGGCCGAGTACTACCGCTACACCCACCGGAAAGACAACTCGATCGACATTCCGGACTACCAGGCGGACTTCACGCTCGGCGGCCCCCTGATCCCGGGCCTCAGCGAGAAGCTCGGTGACCTGCGTTTCCTGTTCTCTTACCGGGGCACGCAGACGGCCTACAGCATCCCCCAGACCCGCAAGTCCTACGACGCCAACACCTTCCAGGGCAAGCTCATCTCGAACATCCAGTCGAACATGAAGCTGACCCTGCACGCCATGCGGGCCACCGAGCGCGGCATGACCCCGCACGGCGACGCCCCGCGGGTCACGCTCTGGAAAGGCAACCTGCCAAGTTATCCCTGGCAAACCCTGATCAACGGCTTCAACGCCGACGGCGCCCTGGAGGTGCAGCCCGTCACGGCCATCTCGGCCGAGCGGGCCGACGCCGTCTACTCGGACGCCCTGATGAGCCGGGGCAACATCGACCACACCATGTTCGGCGTCACGTTCACCCACACGCTCAACGCCAGCACCTTCTACGAGGTGACACTGCAGAACCTCTCCTCGAAGTACCGGCACCAGTTCGCCAACCTGCGGGACGGGGCGTTCGTGTGCCCGCCCTCCGGGCAGGGACCCGACGGCATCTCGTGCACGCCCGGCGCCGTCGTCGCCCGGCCCTTCGCCACCGGCGGCCTCAACAGCGAAAGCGGGTTCCCGACCGGCCTCGGAGAACCCTTCTGCTTCGGAGGCCGGAGCGACCTCACCGGCGACGGCGAAGCCGTGCCCTACTGCGTCGGTGAGGCCCCGCTGGGCTACTCGGGCCTGGGTGGCAACCTGATCGGCACCAGCGAATCCACCGGCGGCCACTGGAACAAGACACGCGACACGACCGACGTGAGCCTCTTCACCGGCCGCTTCGACCTGACGAGCCAGATCAACCGCGTGCTCCAGATCAAGACGGGGGCCGAACTGATCGTGGGCAACTACGACGTGTTCTCCCAGCGCCTCAGCCAGGAACTCGGTTTCTTCTACGAACACCACGAGTGGAACCGCTCCCCCATCCAGGGAGCCGCCTACGTGCAGGGCAAACTCGAATTCCAGGGCATGATCGCCAACCTGGGCCTGCGCCTGGACTACTTCGACCCCAACACGGAATGGTGGGTGCTGGATAACCCCTACCACGAAGCGCTTCGCGGGCAGGAAGACGTCCTCGACGAACTGCTGCCCAAGGAAAACCCGGGGGCGCAGGCCTTCCTGAGCCCGCGCCTGGGGGTCTCCTTCCCCATCACGGCCAACAGCAAGCTCTACTTCAACTACGGCCACTTCCGGCAGATGCTGGATCCGTTCTCCACTTTCACGGTCACCTCCTCACCTCAGGGCGGCATCGACATCCTCGGCAACCCCGAGCACCCCATGCCCCAGACCGTGGCCTATGAACTGGGCTTCGACCAGAACCTGTTCGACCAGTTCCTGCTGCGCGTCTCCGGCTTCTACCGGGACATCCGCAACCAGCCCCGGGAGGTGACCTTCCACGGCCTGGGCGACTTCGTCAACTACCGGATGCGCCGGCCCTGGAACTACGAGGACGTGCGCGGGGCCGAGTTCACCCTCTCGAAGAACCGGGGCGAGTGGCTGCGCGGCTTCATCAACTACACCTACCTGCAGACCAAGACCGGCAACTTCGGCTTCGCCCAGTTCTTCGAAAACTCGTTCGACCAGCTGCAGTACCTGCAAACCTCCACCGACTACCGCATCGATGCCCCGCTGGCCCAGCCCTTCGCCCGGATGAACCTCATCCTCATGACTCCCGAAGGCTTCGGGCCGGAGCTGGCCGGCGGCCATCCGCTCTCCGACTGGCGCGTCAGCTTCCTGGGCGAATGGCGCTCCGGCGAAAAGTGGACCTGGCACGGCGGCGGCGGGTCGTTCTTCCCCGAACTGCAGAACAACATCGCCTGGAAAAGCTTCCTGAACTTCGACCTGCGGTTCACGAAACACATCGATACCCCATTCGCCGACCTGCAGTTGTTCCTGGACATCGACAACGTCTTCAACCAGAAACACCTCTACTCGCAGGCAGCCTTTGCCGACGTCAACCAGGACTTCGACCGGTACATGTGGTCCCTCCACCTGCCCGGCGACATCTTCGACGGCCTCAACCAGGTCACCTGTGCCCAGGAGGAGGTCAGGGCCAGGGACTGTGCCTTCAAGGACAAGCAGAACCTGCCCTACATCTGGGTACCGGGCAACGACAAGCCGGGCGACTTCCGGAAGGAAGGCGTGCCGTTCCAGCCCATCGAGCCGCGCAACACGTTGCCGGCCCAGCCCGATGCCGGCACCGAACGGGCCTGGTACTGGGCCCGTGACACAGGGACCTACTCGCGCTGGAACGGCAACGCCTGGGAGCCGGTCCCCGAAGACGAGTTGCAACAGGCCCTGGAAGACAAGGCCTACATCGACATGCCCAACTTCCGGTTCAACACGTTCCTGAACCCGCGCCGGTTCACCCTGGGGCTCCGGCTCACGTTCTGA